The Corynebacterium comes genome window below encodes:
- a CDS encoding CYTH and CHAD domain-containing protein — MPTRTFLEVEAKFAVVDTAVVPDLTRLAGVETIASTRTHRMSAIYYDTTDMRLTRSKITLRRREGGDDDGWHLKLPATGGRLEIHAELGEPVDGLYQVPEEILSQVRALVRNEELAPIAQVDNERVESVLADEDGSPRAEFCDDHVSAWSLLPGGSHSSWREWEIELAGETPGTEEGDALMHSATQLLISAGARVSSAPSKLVMALGDSAHQAPLPPFLVDADVDPDSPAAAVLAALKLNRDKLHEYDPKVRRDEWDSVHQMRVATRELRSHMETFNGILGGEELEYIEAELKLLASMLGHARDAEVVEERFLSLLDSEDSEVLDETARGHLREDMGAEYRRAHRRVIATLNSDRYLHLLDAIDQLLADPPVVGAHASALSRPPTEAEEPAAEDEAADLEIVAEGDTDLAEPAPATSEEEAAEAVAAPQTAEEVEAILSEHLEEAYKRLMKRHRKAVENWENYELTLHERENYFHDMRKSAKKLRYAAEAVGAATSLKTKRLYNACKQMQASLGDFQDAVTSRDRLVQMADGARRRGEDTFGYGLLYQRERALGLKSLEEYAAEVKAIRFAYDRLMKNAKEDAKKEARKAHKEEKKQKK, encoded by the coding sequence ATGCCCACCCGTACTTTCCTAGAGGTAGAAGCAAAGTTCGCCGTGGTCGACACCGCCGTCGTGCCTGACCTGACCCGACTGGCGGGGGTGGAGACGATCGCGTCGACCAGGACCCACCGGATGTCCGCCATCTACTACGACACCACGGATATGCGTCTCACCCGTTCGAAGATCACGCTCCGCCGCCGCGAAGGCGGGGACGACGACGGCTGGCACCTCAAGCTACCGGCGACGGGCGGCCGCCTGGAGATCCACGCAGAGCTCGGCGAACCGGTGGACGGTCTGTACCAGGTGCCCGAGGAGATCCTCTCCCAGGTTCGCGCCCTGGTCCGGAACGAGGAGCTCGCACCCATCGCCCAGGTGGACAATGAGCGGGTGGAGTCGGTGCTCGCCGACGAGGACGGCAGCCCCCGTGCCGAGTTCTGCGATGACCATGTCTCGGCATGGTCGCTGCTGCCGGGTGGTTCCCACTCATCATGGCGTGAGTGGGAGATCGAGCTCGCCGGAGAAACCCCGGGTACGGAGGAGGGTGACGCACTCATGCACTCCGCAACCCAGCTGCTCATCAGCGCCGGCGCCCGGGTGTCTTCCGCCCCCTCCAAGCTGGTCATGGCCCTCGGCGATTCCGCGCACCAGGCTCCCCTGCCGCCTTTCCTCGTCGACGCCGACGTCGATCCTGATTCCCCGGCCGCTGCCGTCCTTGCGGCCCTGAAGCTCAACCGCGACAAGCTGCACGAGTATGACCCGAAGGTGCGCCGCGACGAGTGGGACTCCGTCCACCAGATGCGCGTCGCCACCCGCGAGCTGCGCAGCCACATGGAGACCTTCAACGGCATCCTCGGCGGTGAAGAACTCGAGTACATCGAGGCCGAACTGAAGCTTCTGGCCAGCATGCTGGGCCACGCCCGCGACGCGGAGGTGGTGGAGGAACGTTTCCTCAGCCTGCTCGACTCGGAGGACTCCGAAGTACTCGACGAGACCGCCCGTGGGCACCTCCGCGAGGACATGGGTGCGGAATACCGCCGCGCCCACCGCCGGGTCATCGCCACCCTGAACTCCGACCGCTACCTCCATCTTCTGGACGCCATTGACCAGCTTCTCGCTGATCCTCCGGTGGTCGGTGCCCACGCCTCTGCCCTGAGCCGGCCCCCGACTGAGGCGGAGGAGCCGGCCGCTGAGGATGAGGCCGCCGATCTGGAGATCGTCGCAGAGGGCGACACTGATCTCGCCGAACCGGCCCCGGCCACCTCTGAGGAGGAGGCCGCCGAGGCCGTAGCCGCACCGCAGACCGCGGAGGAGGTCGAGGCGATCCTCTCCGAGCATCTGGAGGAGGCCTACAAGCGGCTGATGAAGCGGCACCGCAAGGCGGTGGAAAACTGGGAGAACTACGAGCTCACCCTGCACGAGCGCGAGAACTACTTCCACGACATGCGCAAGTCCGCGAAGAAGCTGCGCTACGCGGCGGAGGCCGTGGGTGCGGCAACCTCACTGAAGACCAAGCGCCTGTACAACGCGTGCAAGCAGATGCAGGCCAGTCTCGGTGACTTCCAGGACGCCGTGACCTCACGCGACAGGCTGGTGCAGATGGCGGACGGCGCCCGCCGTCGGGGCGAGGACACCTTCGGTTACGGCCTGCTCTACCAGCGTGAACGCGCCCTCGGGCTGAAGTCGCTCGAGGAGTACGCCGCAGAGGTCAAGGCCATCAGGTTCGCCTACGACCGGTTGATGAAGAACGCCAAGGAGGATGCGAAGAAGGAGGCCAGGAAGGCCCACAAGGAGGAGAAGAAGCAGAAGAAGTAG
- a CDS encoding galactokinase family protein, protein MPMWPTAELPTTDRARTAHREEVGADPTHVAHAPATWLLMGEHVDHSGGVVLAALAELEVAVALSPRGDDIVKVTLHATTPEGVKVIDDQVSMGVVSDLAATQQAGVDDRGRPVEPPTPAGGLAVRLGGIVWTLIHRQLLSRDTSGLDVTVVTDIPDGMGLGDEAALEAAFTLALLGDAPDLDEAPMRTRLAEVCSQSSEMFAPAPPLRARYTAALRGPGDSVSVIDYADGSVTQAPHPQSSDLEFFAISVQQARTRRSDEIARRRRFVEDACHAFGTESLRLLPDAPQRVVEWLTAVHKVHGTDDTPSVGEAAAWLAFEEKETARAQQLVRALRSRRTDDIWPLLAQSQSGLTGPYGLLGSEAMVQLCLMRGALGARAASAGNVEGVIAGVGGRQASNFARDLSDDGLVVVRLGRGRAAGLEKQD, encoded by the coding sequence ATGCCGATGTGGCCTACAGCCGAGCTTCCCACCACCGACCGTGCGCGCACCGCTCATCGGGAGGAGGTGGGTGCGGATCCCACCCATGTGGCCCACGCCCCCGCGACGTGGCTTCTCATGGGTGAGCACGTGGACCACTCCGGTGGCGTGGTGCTCGCCGCCCTGGCTGAGCTTGAGGTGGCGGTGGCGCTGTCGCCGCGAGGCGACGACATCGTGAAGGTGACTCTGCACGCGACCACACCCGAGGGTGTGAAGGTCATCGACGATCAGGTGAGCATGGGTGTCGTCTCTGATCTGGCCGCCACCCAGCAGGCGGGTGTCGACGACCGCGGGCGCCCGGTTGAGCCGCCGACCCCGGCGGGCGGACTCGCTGTCCGACTGGGTGGCATCGTGTGGACCTTGATCCACCGTCAGTTGCTCTCCCGGGACACCAGTGGCCTGGACGTCACTGTGGTCACCGACATCCCGGACGGCATGGGGCTCGGCGACGAGGCCGCGCTGGAGGCTGCCTTTACGCTGGCGCTGCTCGGCGATGCACCCGACCTGGATGAGGCGCCGATGCGTACCCGCCTGGCCGAGGTGTGCAGCCAGTCCTCCGAGATGTTCGCCCCCGCCCCGCCGCTGCGGGCCCGGTACACCGCGGCGCTCCGTGGGCCGGGTGATTCGGTGTCGGTCATCGACTACGCGGACGGTTCCGTCACCCAGGCCCCGCATCCGCAGTCGAGCGATCTGGAGTTCTTCGCCATTTCGGTGCAGCAGGCGCGGACGCGGCGGTCGGACGAGATCGCGCGTCGTCGGCGTTTCGTCGAGGACGCCTGCCACGCCTTCGGTACGGAGTCACTGCGGCTGCTTCCCGACGCCCCGCAGCGCGTCGTCGAGTGGCTGACCGCCGTCCATAAGGTGCACGGCACAGACGACACCCCGTCGGTAGGCGAAGCAGCCGCGTGGCTGGCTTTCGAGGAGAAGGAGACGGCCCGGGCGCAGCAGTTGGTCCGGGCGCTGAGGTCGCGGCGCACCGATGACATCTGGCCGCTGCTCGCCCAGTCCCAGTCCGGACTGACCGGCCCCTACGGTCTGCTGGGCTCCGAAGCGATGGTTCAGCTGTGCCTGATGCGGGGTGCGCTGGGAGCGCGGGCGGCGTCGGCCGGCAACGTCGAGGGGGTTATCGCGGGTGTCGGCGGTCGACAGGCGTCGAACTTCGCCCGGGATCTTTCCGACGACGGCCTCGTCGTGGTGCGGCTGGGACGGGGCAGGGCCGCAGGTCTGGAGAAGCAGGACTGA
- a CDS encoding RNB domain-containing ribonuclease, giving the protein MKLYAAPLNFRGIAEEFDVPTDFPPELRAEAAAATDRFAGGRRDARGIPLVTIDPVGSMDLDQAVYIERSATGYRVLYAIADVVAFIEPGGSLEAESMRRGQTIYLPDEPSRLHPAELSEGSASLLPEVDRPAVLWTINLDIAGEVRDFNVERALIRSHARLNYDEVHEDYLAGSMHPAIELLPEVGQLREVSALRRHAINLRLPSQRVLAHDDGTYGLTIEPRHEVMDWNSEISLLTGMCAGNLMVEHGAGLLRTLRPATREAEELFRAEARALGYELAEDGEIGDFLQHVDATDARGMAVMREAQKLLRGSGYVSLRNGEAEVHAGIGGYYAHVTAPLRRLIDRFATEYCLAICAGQEVPAWVTERADDVIEAMQRTSQLASAVDRACLDLTEATVLAPWVGHNFDAVILTSDAERDQARIFVPEPPVLANALGHPEQGTATKVSLIRADVESRDVAFAWPAD; this is encoded by the coding sequence ATGAAGCTCTATGCAGCGCCCCTGAACTTCCGCGGCATCGCCGAGGAGTTCGACGTACCCACCGATTTTCCGCCGGAGCTCCGCGCGGAGGCCGCGGCGGCCACGGACCGTTTCGCGGGCGGGCGTCGAGACGCACGCGGCATCCCCCTGGTCACCATCGACCCGGTCGGTTCGATGGACCTGGACCAGGCGGTGTACATCGAACGCAGCGCCACCGGATACCGGGTGCTCTACGCCATCGCCGACGTCGTCGCATTCATCGAGCCCGGCGGCAGCCTCGAGGCGGAGTCGATGCGCCGCGGCCAGACCATCTACCTGCCCGACGAGCCGTCCCGACTCCACCCGGCGGAACTCTCCGAGGGCTCGGCCTCCCTGCTTCCCGAGGTCGACCGCCCCGCCGTCCTCTGGACCATCAACCTCGACATCGCCGGCGAGGTCCGCGACTTCAACGTTGAACGCGCCCTCATCAGGTCGCACGCCCGACTCAACTACGACGAAGTCCACGAGGACTACCTCGCCGGAAGCATGCACCCCGCCATCGAACTGCTCCCCGAGGTCGGCCAGCTCCGGGAAGTCTCCGCCCTCAGGCGTCACGCGATCAACCTCCGCCTTCCCTCCCAGCGCGTCCTCGCCCACGACGACGGCACCTACGGGCTCACCATCGAGCCCCGCCACGAGGTCATGGACTGGAACTCCGAGATCTCCCTGCTCACCGGCATGTGTGCCGGTAACCTCATGGTCGAGCACGGCGCCGGGCTGCTGCGGACTCTGCGGCCGGCCACCCGGGAGGCGGAGGAGTTGTTCCGCGCCGAGGCCCGCGCCCTGGGATATGAGCTTGCCGAGGACGGCGAGATCGGCGACTTCCTCCAGCACGTCGACGCCACCGACGCCCGCGGCATGGCCGTCATGCGTGAGGCCCAGAAGCTGCTCCGCGGCTCCGGTTACGTGAGTCTGCGCAACGGCGAGGCCGAGGTCCACGCCGGGATCGGCGGCTACTACGCCCACGTCACCGCGCCTCTCCGCCGCCTCATCGACCGCTTCGCCACCGAATACTGCCTGGCCATCTGCGCAGGCCAGGAGGTGCCCGCCTGGGTAACCGAGCGTGCCGACGACGTCATCGAGGCCATGCAACGTACCTCCCAGCTGGCCAGCGCCGTCGACCGCGCATGTCTCGACCTGACCGAGGCCACCGTCCTCGCCCCCTGGGTCGGCCACAACTTCGACGCCGTCATCCTCACCTCCGACGCCGAGCGCGACCAGGCGCGCATCTTCGTCCCCGAGCCCCCGGTCCTGGCCAACGCCCTCGGCCACCCGGAGCAGGGCACCGCGACGAAGGTCTCGCTCATCCGCGCGGACGTGGAGTCCCGCGACGTCGCCTTCGCCTGGCCCGCGGACTAA
- a CDS encoding alpha/beta fold hydrolase, with protein sequence MYHNPFYTPEVQGPYELISIGRLELERGGVIRDCRLAVATRGTLNEARDNAILIPTWFTGTHQAWLDTYIGPGHALDPSKYFIVIVNQIGNGLSTSPHNTEDESIAMSRFPFVTIGDDVVAQERLLREHFDITELFAVVGASMGAQQAYEWAVRFPDRVHRVAPIAGTAKNTPHDVLFTQVLLDAVTSDPGFKGGEHTSNEDVEVGLKRHARVWAVMGLSTEWWKQEAWRDLGMETPQQTVQEFLEPIFASLDPNSLLVMGRKWQHGDVSRHTDGDLAEALGRVRAKVFSMPISEDMFFPVRDCAAEVDLIPGAELRVIDDLAGHFGLFGFVPSYMEQVNQHLEELFAS encoded by the coding sequence ATGTACCACAACCCCTTCTACACCCCCGAAGTCCAGGGCCCGTACGAGCTGATCAGCATCGGCCGACTCGAGCTCGAGCGCGGCGGCGTCATCAGGGACTGCAGGCTGGCCGTCGCCACACGCGGCACCCTCAACGAAGCCCGGGACAACGCCATCCTCATCCCCACCTGGTTCACCGGCACCCACCAGGCGTGGCTCGACACCTACATCGGGCCCGGGCATGCACTGGACCCGTCGAAGTACTTCATCGTCATCGTCAACCAGATCGGCAACGGCCTGTCCACCTCGCCGCACAACACCGAAGACGAATCGATCGCCATGTCCCGCTTCCCCTTCGTCACCATCGGCGACGACGTCGTCGCGCAGGAGCGGCTGCTGCGCGAGCACTTCGACATCACCGAACTCTTCGCCGTGGTCGGTGCCTCCATGGGCGCGCAGCAGGCCTACGAATGGGCGGTACGTTTCCCCGACCGCGTCCATCGTGTCGCCCCCATCGCCGGCACCGCGAAGAACACCCCGCACGACGTCCTGTTCACACAGGTGCTTCTCGACGCCGTCACCTCCGACCCCGGATTCAAGGGCGGCGAGCACACCAGCAACGAGGACGTCGAGGTCGGACTCAAACGACACGCCCGGGTCTGGGCGGTCATGGGCCTGTCCACCGAATGGTGGAAGCAGGAGGCCTGGCGCGACCTGGGCATGGAGACCCCGCAGCAGACCGTCCAGGAATTCCTCGAGCCGATCTTCGCCTCACTGGATCCGAACTCCCTGCTGGTGATGGGCCGCAAATGGCAGCACGGTGACGTGTCCAGGCACACCGACGGTGACCTGGCCGAAGCGCTCGGCCGGGTGCGGGCGAAGGTGTTCAGCATGCCCATCAGCGAGGACATGTTCTTCCCCGTCCGTGACTGCGCCGCCGAAGTCGATCTCATCCCGGGCGCGGAGCTGCGCGTCATCGATGACCTGGCAGGACACTTCGGGCTCTTCGGATTCGTTCCCTCCTACATGGAGCAGGTCAACCAGCATCTGGAGGAGTTGTTCGCCTCCTGA